A window of Desulfuromonas soudanensis genomic DNA:
AGGTCGTTGGCGGCAAAGGCCATGGCCAGGGCGAAGGTGCCGATGAGCACGATCGGCTTGAGGATGTTGAATTTCATCAGCTGCAAAATCTGCAGAACGACGGCGGAGACGGCAAAGATCATCAGCAGCAGCGGCAGGGTGTTGGCGTTGATCCAGGCGACCGTTTCCCTGGGGATGAAGACGGCTCCCTTGGCCCCCTTGACGAGGATGAAGTAGGTGATCGACGACAGCGCCATGCCGCCCCACAGGGCCCCGTAGCGCCTGAGGCGCTGCTGGTAGTCGAAGGTGAAGAGGAGGCGGGTGAAAAACTGCACGACGGTGCCGCAGACGAAGGAGATCGCCACCGAAAGGAGGATCCCCATGATGATGGTGATCGCCTTGGCCGAGTTGATGTACTCGACGATGGTCACCAGGCTGTCGCCGGCCTGCAGAATCTTGAGGAGCGATACGGCGACGGCGGCGCCGAGGAGCTCGAAAACCACGGAGACGGTGGTGGAGGTCGGCAGGCCGTAGGTGTTGAAGAGGTCGAGGAGGATGATGTCGGTGATCATGACCGCCAGGAAGATGGTCAACAGCTCCGGCATGGTGAAGAACTGGGGATGAAAGATCCCCTTGCGCGCCACCTCCATCATGCCGCTGGAGAAGGTCACCCCGGCGAGGATGCCGAGGCTGGCGATCACCATGATGGTCGCCCGCGGCGCCACCCGCGAGCCGATGGACGAATTGAGGAAATTGACCGCGTCGTTGCTCACTCCGACCATGATGTCCATGACGGCGACCAGGCCGAGAATGACGACCCCGATGAGGAGAATGTCTGTATTCATTGGCAGCTAAAGCCCTTTCAGTCTTCGTTTTGTATGGATCCGGCCCGCCGGAAGGGCGGAGGCTCCTCCCGGAGGAGGAACCGTCAGCCTGTATAGGGTAGGATTGTTAGGTTCGTGTTAGCAAGGACAATTTTGTCCTCCCTGACCTTCCGGACCGGACGGGACGCCGGAAGTTAAGGGAATCTGTCCCTGCATCGGGAGAAAGGGAGCGGAGAGGAATCAATCTCTCCGGTGGCAGGGTGGGGCGGGGGGGTAGAGATCGGGGAGTCTGTCGCTTTCCTTTCGGCCTTGCTGGGACACCTGCCGTTGGCGGAGGGCCTCGATGAGGGGTCCCCCCGTCCAGGTCCCTTCGCTCCGGGCGTAGAGGGCGCGGTTGAGTCCTTCGATCTCCGTGCCTAAGGGAGCGGGTTCCGTCCGACTCAGCCTCTCCAGATCCGGGCGCCCGTCTTCAGGCCAGAGGGTGCGGCTCCAGGCGCCGAGGGCCTGCCGCGTCGCCCGGGGATCGTCCTTGGCGGCGGCCTTCAGGACCGCCTGAATGGCGGCCTTTTCCCGGAGCGCGGGGGTGTCGTCCTCGGGCCGGGGCGCAGGCCGGGGCAACTTCCGTCGCTGCTGGAAGAAGAGGAGGAGCGTTGCCAGCCAGCCGAGACCGAGGGCGAGGCTGAGCCAGGGCCAGAAACCGGACTCTCCGGCCGCCGGGGAAAAGGGTGGCTCGGCGGCGGGATTGGCGGCGGCGGGTTCGGAACCCTCGGCCGGGAACGGCTCCCCCGGAGGGACGGCGACAGCGCTCCCCGGGGCCGGGCTCACCTTGATTTCGACGGGGTCGAGGTGGGCCTGCTTCCACTCTCCTGCGGCGGTATCCCACCAGTCGAGATCGATGGCCGGGAGGAGGTACGTCCCCGGGCGGGTCGGGATCAGGACGGTTTTCTGCTGCAGGGTCCCGGTGACTCCGGCGGCCGTGACCTCGTCCCTGCGATTCGGCTGGTCGGGGTAGCTTTTGAACCCCTCCGGGAGGGGGAGCGGCAGGTGAGACAACTGGGCGGCCTGGAGCCCTTCGGCCTTTACGGTGAGGGTCCGTGTCACCGGATCGCCGACCGTAAGCTTGAGCTCCTTTCCCTGCCAGTCATCGCTCAAAAGGAGGGACCGGGCGGGAATCCAGGCGCGTCGGCCGAGATCTGCCGGAGGGGGGAGAACTACGATTTGGACCGGTTCGGAGAATTTGCGAACCCGTTTTGCCCCCCGGCCGAAGGCGGTGCGGCCGA
This region includes:
- a CDS encoding BatD family protein — protein: MVKTRRILSLFLLLLCLAPQWAVAAEVQAVANRDRVPLGESLQLQLRVQGSPDGEADLSPLSTDWEVLSRSQSSQMQIINGDFSRSLITTLSLMPRREGDLSIPALCFGSDCSIPLPIKVTAPGKESGGTGVAELLLETEVAPDRVFSQGQFLLRVRLLHRVDLLQGSLSEPQPTGVDTMIQKLGEDQSYETRRGGQSYQVIERSYALFPQGSGTLNIPPLQFDGGIGRTAFGRGAKRVRKFSEPVQIVVLPPPADLGRRAWIPARSLLLSDDWQGKELKLTVGDPVTRTLTVKAEGLQAAQLSHLPLPLPEGFKSYPDQPNRRDEVTAAGVTGTLQQKTVLIPTRPGTYLLPAIDLDWWDTAAGEWKQAHLDPVEIKVSPAPGSAVAVPPGEPFPAEGSEPAAANPAAEPPFSPAAGESGFWPWLSLALGLGWLATLLLFFQQRRKLPRPAPRPEDDTPALREKAAIQAVLKAAAKDDPRATRQALGAWSRTLWPEDGRPDLERLSRTEPAPLGTEIEGLNRALYARSEGTWTGGPLIEALRQRQVSQQGRKESDRLPDLYPPAPPCHRRD